GGGTGGGGTCGCGGCCTCACGACGCTCGGCTGCATGGCGAACCTCTACGACGACGTCGGCGGGCGCGACAAGCGCCGCGCGATGTTCATGGGCGTCCGCGAGGTAGCCGACGAGACGGCCGGGTCGGCTCCGCGCTTCCAGCAGTACGCGTTCGACAACCGCGAGGTCTCCAAGGAGCGACTCAAGGAGTGGTTCCGCGACTGCGTCGAGGTGCGTGACCGCGACGGCGCGGAGCGCGTCCTCCTCACCGCCATCGGGAACCTCCCACGGGAGGACGTCGCCGACATCCTGTTCACCGCCGCGACGGACCACCTCTACCTCAACAACGGCCACTCGCTCGACTTCGTCAACACGGCGTTCGAGACCGTGGACCACATCGGCTGGGAGGACCACGCCGACGCCGCCCTCGCCTCGACGCTCGAACAGCTCACGGGCGCGACGCGCTCGGAGGAACTCTCCTCGTGGCGCCAACCCGTCGACATCGCCGAACTCGTCTTCGACGCCCACGACCTGCTCCCGGACCTCGTCGCTGCCGGCGCCGGGAAAGAGTGGAAACGACCCGAGTGGTTCGTCGAGACGCTCCTCGAAGACGACCCCGAACTCGTTATCGACACGCTCACCGACGCGATTCGGGAGGGGGCGACGACGGAGCAGCTCGCAGACGCCGTCGCCCGCGCCGCGACTCGCCGGGTGGCGTACTTCGCGACGAACAACGAGTTCAACGACTGGAACACAGTCCATCACACGTTCACCTACGCGAACGCGGTCCACCGCGCGACGGCGAAGACCGACGCCACCGAACTGTACCGCGGCTGTCTCGACGCCGCGATGTCGGTGTACCTCGACCGGTTCCTCAACCAGCCCCGAGCGCCCGTCCCGTCACCGGGCGAGAGCGACCGCGACCCGCTCGACGTCAGGGAGGAACTGCTCGACTGCTTCGACGAGCAAGGGCAGGTCAACCGGGCGGCCACGCTCGTCAGCGAACACTTCGACGCCGGCGGGGACCCCGCGGACCTGAAGCGGACGCTCGGCCGCGGCCTGCTCCGGGAGGACGCTGGCTTCCACACGCTCCAGAACGTCGAGGCGGGGTTCCAGCGGTTCGACGCGCTGGCCGACGACCCGGCGACAGACGAACTGGAGGCGCGACTCGCGCTCGTCGCCCCGGCGCGCTACATGGCCGCGCACTTCCCGACCCGTCGCTCCGCGGAACAGACGTTCTCCATCGCCACGAGACTCCATCAAGGGGAACGACTCCACGAGGTCGAGTGAGGGGCCTCAGAGCGAGTGACGGTTCCGGTCGGCCGAGGGCCTCCGGTCGCTCGCCGGTTCGTACACCAGCATCTCGTCGACGCTGACGTCGTAGAACAGGCTCCCCCGAGGGACCCGCAGGAGGTAGTACAGCAGGTACAGGTCGCCAGCGACGCCGCTCGTGTTGACGATCAGGGCGACGACGAACGGCACGACCAGCCAGTCCGGCACGACGGCGAGCGCGAGCGCACAGCCGAGCGTGATGACCACGAGCGGTGCGACGGCGGTGAGCGCGAGGTCACGACGCGTGACGCGCTGTTCGAACGTCCCGGCGTAGGCGGCGTACAGCAGCGTCCCGAGATGGGCGACGCCGAACGTGACCCGGTAGCCAAGCGCCCGCGCGACGACGCCGTGGACGGCCTCGTGGACGACGAGCGTCCCGACGAAGGCGACGACCAGACCGAGCAGCCCGAGGGCGACCCCGCCCCAGACCCCGAGCCCCGCTATCGACTGACCGAACGTGACGGTGACCTCGCCGCCGCGGAGCCACGCCGCGAGGACCAGCGCACCGACGCCCCCGACGACGAAGCCGACGAGACTCACCACCTGCAGAAGCGTCTGCGGGTAGGTGAACTCGTACGGCACGGCGAAGCCACTGAACACTGGTCGGGTGGGCACGCTCTCAGTTCGTCGGCCGAGGAGATAACAGTAGCGTGAGTCGTGTCAGCCGTCGTTCGGGGGACGCCGTGGACGCGTCGGCGTTCGACCGCGGCGTCAGCGGTAGTTCTTGAACAGCACCGCTCGCACGTCGTCGCGGGTCTGGACCGTCTCCGTCGACCCGTCGGGGAGGTCGATCTCGTAGCGCGCCTCGCCGTCGTCCTCGCGCCACTTGTCGTCGTGGGTCTCCAGCAGGTTCATCATCGCCTGGAGACGGTCGTTCCCACCCGTGTCCGAATCGAAGGACGAACCGCTCTCGCTGTCCTCGCCAGCGTTCTCCTCCTCGGCGCTGTCGTCTCCTTCGTCCCCCGCCTCCGTCTCGTCGCCGTCCTCGTCCGTATCGGCCGTCTCCGTCTCCGCGTCGTCGGCGTCCGCTGCGTCCTCGTCGCCGGCCGCGTCACTGTCGGCCTCCGCATCTCCATCGGCTTCCTCGTCGTCCGCCGCTGCTTCCGTCGCTTCCTCGTCCGCTTCTGCCTCCGCTTCGTCCGCGTCGTCCGTCGACGTTGGCGTGAAGAGCTCCTCCGACGCCTCTGACTCGACCTCCGCGCTGGTCGTCGCGTCGGCACCGTTCGTCTGCGTCGCCGTCGTTCCGGGCGTGCTGGTGTCGAGAGCGTCCACGTCGACGCTCGGCAGGTCGGGGTCCGTCGAGTCGTGAACGTCGATGAGGAACTGGAGGGCGTCCTGCGTCGTCACGTGGCCGTAGGGCCCGAGATACTCGGATTCGAGCGTGACCCGCACGCTCTCCAGGTAGGCGAGTTGGTCGTCGGTGACGTCGAGTTGTTGCATATGAACGGCCTTCGGGAGTCCTCGTATAAAGTTCCGTGCGTGTCGTTGTCGAACGTTCGCTCCATCCCAGTTGTTTTATCTCAACTGCGTTGGAACCAGGGGGCATGTCCGACACCGACTACGGCTCCGACGGCGACGCCGACTACGAGAACCTCGCGCTCAGCGTGGAGGGCGGCGTCGCCCACCTGACGCTCGACTCGACGAGCAACTTCAACTCGCTCAACCCGACGATGGCCGACGAACTCGTCGACGCGACGACCCGTCTCGCGGACGACGACGCGGTGCGATGTATCACGCTCCGCGGGACGGACGGCGTGTTCTGCGCCGGCGCGGACCTCGCCCAGTTCGACGGCGACGAGACGGACGCGCCCGAACTGCGGAGTCTCGCGTCGACACTCCACGACAGCATGCTCGCGCTCCACCAGGCCCCGAAACCGGTCGTCACCGGCGTCAACGGCGTCGCCGCGGGTGCGGGGTTCTCGATGGCACTCTCGGGCGACGCGGTCGTGATGGCCGACGACGCTCGCCTGGAGTTCGCGTACGGGCGTGTCGGCCTCACCGGCGACGGCGGGTCGACGTTCTGGCTCCCGCGACTCGTGGGCCTCCGCCGCGCGAAGGAACTCGTCCTGATGGACGAACCCGTCGACGCCGACTACGCAGTCTCGCTCGGCCTCGTCACCGAGTCCGTCCCGAGCGACGAGTTCGACGAGCGCCTCGAATCCATGGCCGAGCGACTCGCCGACGGCCCGACGAAGGCGTTCGGCGCGACCAAGCGCCTGCTCGACGAGAGCTTCGGCCGCGAGTTCGCCGGACAGCTGGCCGAGGAGGCCGACACTATCGCGAACGCGACCCGGACCGAGGACTACCAGCGCGGACACGCCGCGTTCTTCGGGAAGGAGGACCCGGAGTTCGTCGGTCGGTAGACATCTCGTCGGTTCGGCCGCGACAGCCGGCGCTCGTCGCGTCGAGAGAGACCGCAGAAGAACCGTCGCGAGTCGGCGCGATTACGAGTCGTCGGTCGTCTCGTCTTCCTCGTCGTCGACGTCTTCGAAGTCGGCGTCGACGTACTCCGACTCCTGTCCCGCGCCGGGACCGGCACCGGCTTCGCCGGGGCCAGCGCCCGCGGCACCTGCGCCCGCACCGGGACCGGCACCGCCCGGCCCCGCGCCGCCCGCGGCGGCCTGCTGCTGGTCGTACATCTGCTTGCCGATCTCCTGGAGTTCGGAGGCCAGCG
This region of Halomarina salina genomic DNA includes:
- a CDS encoding Rieske (2Fe-2S) protein: MATDPDTAASDDRFVRVADRETLEADGQAVVSEDGQAIALFHHEGEVFAVDNRCPHMGFPLSRGSIEDGILTCHWHHARFELEEGDTFDIWADDVQTFPVELRDDGVYLDPDPPTDVDPATHWRNRLADGLHENLSLVMAKAIIGLDGEGRDAGTVSDSASGERSEPRADGFHTPVETAVNFGTRYREMGWGRGLTTLGCMANLYDDVGGRDKRRAMFMGVREVADETAGSAPRFQQYAFDNREVSKERLKEWFRDCVEVRDRDGAERVLLTAIGNLPREDVADILFTAATDHLYLNNGHSLDFVNTAFETVDHIGWEDHADAALASTLEQLTGATRSEELSSWRQPVDIAELVFDAHDLLPDLVAAGAGKEWKRPEWFVETLLEDDPELVIDTLTDAIREGATTEQLADAVARAATRRVAYFATNNEFNDWNTVHHTFTYANAVHRATAKTDATELYRGCLDAAMSVYLDRFLNQPRAPVPSPGESDRDPLDVREELLDCFDEQGQVNRAATLVSEHFDAGGDPADLKRTLGRGLLREDAGFHTLQNVEAGFQRFDALADDPATDELEARLALVAPARYMAAHFPTRRSAEQTFSIATRLHQGERLHEVE
- a CDS encoding DUF3267 domain-containing protein, with amino-acid sequence MPTRPVFSGFAVPYEFTYPQTLLQVVSLVGFVVGGVGALVLAAWLRGGEVTVTFGQSIAGLGVWGGVALGLLGLVVAFVGTLVVHEAVHGVVARALGYRVTFGVAHLGTLLYAAYAGTFEQRVTRRDLALTAVAPLVVITLGCALALAVVPDWLVVPFVVALIVNTSGVAGDLYLLYYLLRVPRGSLFYDVSVDEMLVYEPASDRRPSADRNRHSL
- a CDS encoding enoyl-CoA hydratase/isomerase family protein, translating into MSDTDYGSDGDADYENLALSVEGGVAHLTLDSTSNFNSLNPTMADELVDATTRLADDDAVRCITLRGTDGVFCAGADLAQFDGDETDAPELRSLASTLHDSMLALHQAPKPVVTGVNGVAAGAGFSMALSGDAVVMADDARLEFAYGRVGLTGDGGSTFWLPRLVGLRRAKELVLMDEPVDADYAVSLGLVTESVPSDEFDERLESMAERLADGPTKAFGATKRLLDESFGREFAGQLAEEADTIANATRTEDYQRGHAAFFGKEDPEFVGR